The Pseudomonas rhizosphaerae genomic sequence GATGCCCTTTTTTTGTCGGAAAACGAATGCCTTGAAACAGCGGGTCAACTGAGAAAAACAAGACTCAGGCGCAGGTGACGGCCTTGACGAATATCAGTTGCAGAAAGCGGCTGATGTAATCGTCCTGCGCATAGGCATCGGCCAGACAAGCGCGCGCCTTGTCCAGGTGCTCCTGCAAGCGCCGCTTCACTTCATCTTCACCACACAACGCCATGAAGGTCGACTTGCCATCGTCCTTGCCTTGATCCTTGGCCGTGCCTGGGCTGTGGTCGTGAAGATCGTCGTACAGCTGGAAAGCCTGCCCCAGCTCCAGGGCGAAGCATTGCAGCACAGCGCGCGTAGGGGGCGGTGCATCGCTGATCAGATAGGCCATGTCCATGATCGCGCTGAACAACACCCCGGTCTTGAGGTTGTTGGTGGCGGCGATTTCTTCGGCGGTGCGTGGATGCAGGCCGTCGCGCAGGTCCTGCAACTGACCACGGGCCAGGCCATGAGCGCCGATGGCATTCGCCATGATTTCGACCAGTTGGGTACGGATCGAGGGCTTGAGCCCCTCGATACCCGCCACCACCGCAAACGCTCGGGACAACAGCGCCACCGCCGCCAGAATGGCAACGTCCTCGCCATAGGCCAGGTGCGTGGTGACACGACCGCGACGCAGCTTGGCGTTGTCCATGCACGGCATGTCGTCGAGCACCAGGGAGGCGGCGTGCACCATTTCCACCGCACAGCCCAGGTCCAGCGCAGCCTGATCACTGGCGCCCAGGCCGTTCGAGGCCAGGATCAACAGGATCGGACGCATCCGCTTGCCCGGTGCCAGGGCACCGTCGCGCATCGCCGTGGCCACCAGGTCGCGCTCGTTGCTCGCTACCGGCAGCAAGGCGTCCAGACGCGACTCGATGGTGTGCCGCAGCAAAGCCATGTGCTCGGTGAAACCGGTATCGCTGGTCGCGGGCGTATCAGCTGTCATCGTTCCCTCTGTTCTTGTTTCGAGTCCTGCGGCGGCCGGAGACGAGGTTTCGGCAGGATCGGGCACGGGTGCAGACATTCGCAAACAAGGAACGACTGCGCACCGCCGGTGCCTGAGCCTGTGAAGATGGACATACGTTATGCGAATATGAACGCGCCGTACAACTCTCTACCATGGACAGACCGCAGGCGGCCGTAAATGATCCTGAGCAATGGAGCTGACATGAAGCACGACGAGTTGAGTCGACGCAAGGATGACCATTTGGACATCGTTCTGGACCCACTCAGAGCCGGTACGCGAGCAAGCGCCGGCTGGGACGCCGTGCAGTTCGAACACTGTGCCTTGCCTGAACTCGACCTGGCCGACATCGACTTGCGCAGCTCGTTGCTCGGCATCGCCTTGCAGGCCCCGCTGCTGATCAGCTCCATGACCGGCGGTGCAGCGCGCGCCGTGGCGATCAATCACCACTTGGCCGAAGCGGCGCAGGCCCTGGGCATCGCCATGGGCGTAGGTTCGCAGCGTGTAAGTCTGCAAACCGGCAACGACCAGGGGCTCACCCGTGAGCTGCGGCGCATCGCCCCGGACATCCCCCTGCTGGCCAACATCGGCGCGGCGCAGTTGCTTGAAAAAGACGGCATGGACCTGGCCCACCGCGCGGTCGACACCCTGGAAGCCAACGGCTTGATCATTCATCTCAACCCGCTGCAGGAAGCGGTGCAGCCCGAAGGCGACCGACACTGGCGAGGCGTGCTGGCGCAGATTGCCCGTGCGGTGACCGTGCTCAAGGTGCCGGTGGTGATCAAGGAAGTCGGCGCGGGGCTTTCGGCCAGCGTGGCGCAGACTTTGGTCGAAGCCGGTGTGCAGGTCATCGATGTGGCGGGCGCAGGCGGGACCAGTTGGGCCGCGGTGGAAGGCGAACGCGCCACCCGGGCGGCCGACCGCGCGGTGGCCATGGCCTTCGCCGGCTGGGGCATTCCTACCGCCACCTGCGTGCAGACGGTCCGTCAGGCGCTGCCCGATGTACGCTTGATCGCTTCGGGCGGCGTGCGCGATGGCGTCGATGCGGCCAAGGCCATCCGCCTGGGCGCCGACCTCGTCGGTCAGGCCGCCAGTGTGTTGCCGGGCGCTACGCTGTCCACGGAAGCGGTGATCGAACACTTCGAAGTGGTCATCCGCCAGCTTCGCGTAGCCTGTTTCTGCACCGGTTCGGCCAATCTGGCAGGGCTGCGTCATGCCCGTCTGCTCGATTCGCGGGCCTTGCCTCGATGAGTCATTTCGGCGTCGTCGCGCCCGCCTATTACAGTCATTTCCACGCGTTGCAGGCGCTGGCCCAGGAGCTCATGCAGCGCGGTCATCGAGTCACCTTTTTTCACCAGGCCGACGCGGCGCGTTGGGTCACGGCCCCGGGCATCGGCTATTGCGTGCTGGGCGCCGCCAGCCACCCGCCCGGCAGCCTGCAACGCAGTCTGCGCCTGGCGGCCAGCCCCGGCACACCCTGGGGTCTGCGGCAGATCATCGAGCAGTTGGCCGCCACCACCCGCATGTTCTGCAACGAGCTACCGGCTGCCCTGGAGCAGCACGGTGTCGACGCGCTGCTGTGCGATCAAATGGAAGCGGGCGGTGGCCTGGTCGCGGAAAGCCTGGGGCTGCCCTTCGTCTCGATCGCCTGCGCCCTGCCGGTCAACCGCGAGCCGGGCCTGCCGCTGCCAGTGATGCCGTTCGCCTACGGCACCGACGAGCGCAGCCTGCACATGTACCGCGGCAGTACGCAGGTCTACGACTGGCTGATGAAGCCCCATGCACGCGCCATCCAGGACGCCGCGAAAGCCCTCGGACTAGCGCCGCGCAGTGCCCTGCACGAGTGCCTTTCGCCGTTGGCGCAAATCAGCCAGACCCTGGCGGGCTTCGACTTCCCGCGCCAGGCCGCCCCAGCGCATCTGCACGCGGTCGGTCCGCTGCGCAACGCTTCCACAACCGCTCAAGGCAGTTGGCCGATCGACCCGCACCGCCCGTTCATCTTCGCCAGCCTGGGCACCTTGCAGGGCCAGCGCCTGGGCATGTTCGAGCAGATCGCCAAGGCCTGTCGGCAACTGGATGCGCAACTGCTGATCGCCCACTGCGGGCTGCTCGATGCAGCGGCCGAAAAACGCTTGTGCGCGCTTGGCGCCACTTGGGTCACAGACTTTGCTCCCCAGCAATGGGCACTCGAACACGCCGACGCAGTGGTCACCCACGGCGGCCTGAACACCGTGATGGACGCCATCGCCAGCGCCACTCCGATGCTGGTGATGCCGATTGCCTTCGACCAGCCCGGCGTAGCCGCGCGGGTCCGCCATCATGGCCTGGGCCTGCAATTGCATCGCCGCGCCCGCTCGCCGCGCATCGCCCAGACGCTGCGTGAGGTCCTGGACCTGTCGACCCAGCCCTTTGCCCGCTTGAGCGGGGAACTGTCCAGCGCAGGTGGCACGCTGAAGGCAGCCGACATCGTCGAAACCGCAATAAACACACGACAGCCCGTATTGGCCGGAGCCTTGGCATGACGTACGACCTGATACTGGCCGGCGCCGGCCTGGCCAATGGCCTGATCGCCTGGCGCTTGCACCAGGCGCGTCCGGAGCTGAACATCCTGTGCATCGATGCGCAGCAGAGTCTGGGGGGCAACCATACCTGGTCCTTTCACGACGGCGACCTGACCGCCGAACAGCATCACTGGATCGAGCCGCTGGTGGTCAAGCGCTGGCCCAGTTACCAGGTGCATTTCCCCCAGGTCTCTCGGGTGCTCGACAGTGGCTACGCCAGCATCACCAGCGAGCGCTTCGCCGAGGTCGTTACCCAGGCGTTGGGCGACCGACTGCGCCTGGGTGAAACCATCACCGAACTGGGCCCGCGTCACGTACGCCTGGCCAGCGGCGAAACGTTGCAGGCCCGCGCGGTCATCGACGGGCGCGGGGTGCGGCCCAGCCCACACCTCGTGCTCGGCCAGCAGGCGTTCGTCGGTCAATTGCTGCGCCTGGAGCAGCCGCACGGGTTGCTCGGTCCGATCATCATGGATGCCCGGGTGGATCAGGGTGATGGCTACCGTTTCGTCTATGTGCTGCCCTTTTCGGCCGATACCGTGCTGGTGGAAGACACTCACTATGTGGATCGCCATACCCTGAGCACCGAGCAGTTGCGCGAGCACATCGCCGAGTACGTGCGTTGGCAAGGCTGGACAGTCGCCCAGTGCCTGCGCGAAGAACAAGGCGTGCTGCCGATCACCCTGGCCGGCGACTTCCAGGCCTTCTGGCAGGAAGCCGCCGGCCAACCGCTCAGCGGCCTGCGCGCGGGCCTGTTTCACTGCACCACCGGTTATTCGCTACCCCATGCCGTACGCCTGGCCCACTGGCTGGCACAACAGCCGGTCATGGACGCCGATAGCCTGTTCACAGGCATCCGCGACCACGCCCGCCAGCAGTGGAACGACCAAGGTTTTTACCGTCTGCTCAACCGCATGCTGTTCCTGGCCGGCAAGCCCGAGAACCGCTGGCGGGTGATGCAGCGCTTCTACCGTTTGTCGCCCGCATTGATCAGCCGTTTCTACGCAGGCCAAAACCACTGGCGTGACCGCGCCCGCATTCTCGTCGGCAAGCCGCCCGTGCCCGTCGACGAGGCCGTGCGCGCCGCCCTCAGATTTTCTCCCCGGCAGTTCGAGAACCCACATGAATCCAGCTAAAACCGCCATCGTCATCGGCGCAGGCTTCGGCGGCCTGGCCCTGGCGATCCGTCTGCAAGCCGCGGGCATCCACACCACCTTGCTGGAGAAACGCGACCAGCCCGGGGGCCGAGCCTATGTCTATCGCGACCAGGGCTTCACCTTCGATGCCGGCCCGACCGTGATTACCGATCCCACGGCCATCGAAGAGCTGTTCACCCTCAGCGGCAAGCGCATGGCCGACTACGTCGATCTGCTGCCGGTCAAGCCCTTCTACCGCCTCTGCTGGGAAGACGGCACGAAGTTCGACTATGCCAACGACCAGGCCGAACTGGACCGCCAGATCCATGCCCTGAACCCACCGGACGTGGCCGGCTACCAGCGCTTCCTGGCCTACTCCCAGGCGGTGTTCAAGGAAGGCTACCTCAAGCTGGGCGCGGTACCGTTCCTGTCGTTCCGCGACATGCTCCAGGCCGGCCCGCAGTTGGCGCGTCTGCAGGCCTGGCGCAGCGTCTATTCGATGGTGTCCAGCTTCATCGAGCACGACCAACTGCGCCAGGCGTTCTCGTTCCACTCGCTGCTGGTGGGTGGCAACCCGTTCGCCACCTCGTCGATCTATACCCTGATCCATGCCCTGGAGCGCGAATGGGGCGTGTGGTTTCCCAAAGGCGGTACCGGGGCACTGGTGCAAGGCATGGTCAAGTTGTTCCAGGACCTGGGCGGGACGCTGGAGTTGAACGCGGAAGTAGCCGGCATCGATGTCGAGAACGATCGCGCCACGGCGGTGCATGCCCGCGACGGTCGAAGCTGGCGCGCCGACTGCCTGGCCTCCAACGCCGACGTGGTGCACACCTACGCCGACCTGCTGGGCAAACACCCTCGCGGTAAACGCGAGGGCAAACGCCTCAAGGGCAAGCGTTTCAGCAACTCGTTGTTCGTCATCCATTTCGGCCTGAAACGCCCGCAGCCGCAGTTGCAGCACCACACCGTGTGCTTCGGTGCGCGCTACCAGGCGCTGATCCACGAAATCTTCAACGGCGCCGAACTGGCCTCGGACTTCTCCCTGTACCTGCACGCGCCCTGCGTGACCGACCCGAGCCTGGCGCCACCGGGCTGTTCCAGCCACTACGTGTTGTCGCCAGTGCCGCACCTGGGCAACGCCGCCATCGACTGGTCGGTGCAGGGGCCGCTGTACCGCGACCGCATTTTCGAATACCTGGAAGAGCACTACATTCCCGGCCTGCGCGAGGACCTGGTGACCTGCCGTATCTTCACCCCGGATGATTTTCAGACCGAGCTCAACGCGCATCTTGGCTCGGCGTTCTCCCTGGAGCCGGTGCTGCAGCAGAGCGCCTGGTTCCGCCCGCACAACCGCGATGCGCAGTTGAACAATGTCTACCTGGTGGGCGCTGGCACCCATCCCGGGGCCGGTGTGCCGGGTGTGATCGGTTCGGCCAAGGCAACGGCCGGGCTGATGATCGCGGACCTGAATCCATGACTACACCGGCGCCGGATCCGGCGCTGCGCGAGCATGCCGAACAGAGCATCGCCGTGGGCTCGAAAAGCTTCGCCGCCGCTGCCAAGCTGTTCGACGAACGCACGCGGCGCAGCGCGGTGATGCTGTACGCCTGGTGCCGCCACTGCGACGACGTGATCGATGGCCAGCAGGCCGGTCACGACGCCGTGCCTATCACCCCGCAGGAGGCACAGCGTCGACTGGCGCTGCTGCAGGCCCAGACCCATGCGGTCTATGCAGGTGTGCCCGCGAGCGAACCGGCCTTCGCCGCGTTCGCCGAGGTGGTGCGCGAACATGACATTCCCGAGCACAATGCCCTGGAGCATCTGGCTGGTTTCGAAATGGACGTGCTGGACCGCCGCTATCACACCCAGGATGACACGCTGCAGTACTGCTACCACGTAGCGGGCGTCGTCGGTCTGATGATGGCGCGGGTCATGGGCACCCACGAGCCGCGCACCCTGGATCGCGCTTGCGACCTGGGGCTGGCGTTCCAGTTGACCAACATCGCCCGCGACATCGTCGAGGATGCCCGCATCGGTCGCTGCTACCTGCCGGCGCAGTGGTTGGAAGAATTGAACATACCGCTGCAGGACCTGGCAGCGCCCGAGCATCGGCCGGCGGTGGCGGTGCT encodes the following:
- a CDS encoding polyprenyl synthetase family protein, which gives rise to MTADTPATSDTGFTEHMALLRHTIESRLDALLPVASNERDLVATAMRDGALAPGKRMRPILLILASNGLGASDQAALDLGCAVEMVHAASLVLDDMPCMDNAKLRRGRVTTHLAYGEDVAILAAVALLSRAFAVVAGIEGLKPSIRTQLVEIMANAIGAHGLARGQLQDLRDGLHPRTAEEIAATNNLKTGVLFSAIMDMAYLISDAPPPTRAVLQCFALELGQAFQLYDDLHDHSPGTAKDQGKDDGKSTFMALCGEDEVKRRLQEHLDKARACLADAYAQDDYISRFLQLIFVKAVTCA
- the fni gene encoding type 2 isopentenyl-diphosphate Delta-isomerase; the protein is MKHDELSRRKDDHLDIVLDPLRAGTRASAGWDAVQFEHCALPELDLADIDLRSSLLGIALQAPLLISSMTGGAARAVAINHHLAEAAQALGIAMGVGSQRVSLQTGNDQGLTRELRRIAPDIPLLANIGAAQLLEKDGMDLAHRAVDTLEANGLIIHLNPLQEAVQPEGDRHWRGVLAQIARAVTVLKVPVVIKEVGAGLSASVAQTLVEAGVQVIDVAGAGGTSWAAVEGERATRAADRAVAMAFAGWGIPTATCVQTVRQALPDVRLIASGGVRDGVDAAKAIRLGADLVGQAASVLPGATLSTEAVIEHFEVVIRQLRVACFCTGSANLAGLRHARLLDSRALPR
- a CDS encoding glycosyltransferase, which codes for MSHFGVVAPAYYSHFHALQALAQELMQRGHRVTFFHQADAARWVTAPGIGYCVLGAASHPPGSLQRSLRLAASPGTPWGLRQIIEQLAATTRMFCNELPAALEQHGVDALLCDQMEAGGGLVAESLGLPFVSIACALPVNREPGLPLPVMPFAYGTDERSLHMYRGSTQVYDWLMKPHARAIQDAAKALGLAPRSALHECLSPLAQISQTLAGFDFPRQAAPAHLHAVGPLRNASTTAQGSWPIDPHRPFIFASLGTLQGQRLGMFEQIAKACRQLDAQLLIAHCGLLDAAAEKRLCALGATWVTDFAPQQWALEHADAVVTHGGLNTVMDAIASATPMLVMPIAFDQPGVAARVRHHGLGLQLHRRARSPRIAQTLREVLDLSTQPFARLSGELSSAGGTLKAADIVETAINTRQPVLAGALA
- the crtY gene encoding lycopene beta-cyclase CrtY; translated protein: MTYDLILAGAGLANGLIAWRLHQARPELNILCIDAQQSLGGNHTWSFHDGDLTAEQHHWIEPLVVKRWPSYQVHFPQVSRVLDSGYASITSERFAEVVTQALGDRLRLGETITELGPRHVRLASGETLQARAVIDGRGVRPSPHLVLGQQAFVGQLLRLEQPHGLLGPIIMDARVDQGDGYRFVYVLPFSADTVLVEDTHYVDRHTLSTEQLREHIAEYVRWQGWTVAQCLREEQGVLPITLAGDFQAFWQEAAGQPLSGLRAGLFHCTTGYSLPHAVRLAHWLAQQPVMDADSLFTGIRDHARQQWNDQGFYRLLNRMLFLAGKPENRWRVMQRFYRLSPALISRFYAGQNHWRDRARILVGKPPVPVDEAVRAALRFSPRQFENPHESS
- a CDS encoding phytoene desaturase — encoded protein: MNPAKTAIVIGAGFGGLALAIRLQAAGIHTTLLEKRDQPGGRAYVYRDQGFTFDAGPTVITDPTAIEELFTLSGKRMADYVDLLPVKPFYRLCWEDGTKFDYANDQAELDRQIHALNPPDVAGYQRFLAYSQAVFKEGYLKLGAVPFLSFRDMLQAGPQLARLQAWRSVYSMVSSFIEHDQLRQAFSFHSLLVGGNPFATSSIYTLIHALEREWGVWFPKGGTGALVQGMVKLFQDLGGTLELNAEVAGIDVENDRATAVHARDGRSWRADCLASNADVVHTYADLLGKHPRGKREGKRLKGKRFSNSLFVIHFGLKRPQPQLQHHTVCFGARYQALIHEIFNGAELASDFSLYLHAPCVTDPSLAPPGCSSHYVLSPVPHLGNAAIDWSVQGPLYRDRIFEYLEEHYIPGLREDLVTCRIFTPDDFQTELNAHLGSAFSLEPVLQQSAWFRPHNRDAQLNNVYLVGAGTHPGAGVPGVIGSAKATAGLMIADLNP
- a CDS encoding phytoene/squalene synthase family protein, with the protein product MTTPAPDPALREHAEQSIAVGSKSFAAAAKLFDERTRRSAVMLYAWCRHCDDVIDGQQAGHDAVPITPQEAQRRLALLQAQTHAVYAGVPASEPAFAAFAEVVREHDIPEHNALEHLAGFEMDVLDRRYHTQDDTLQYCYHVAGVVGLMMARVMGTHEPRTLDRACDLGLAFQLTNIARDIVEDARIGRCYLPAQWLEELNIPLQDLAAPEHRPAVAVLARRLVDLAEPYYASAQAGLAALPWRSAWAVATAAAVYRQIGVKVVAAGSHAWDTRVSTSKAEKLAAVSQGWWRAVSARWQRWPTRSPQLWNRPRPPCAEALGAASATERAGAS